Genomic window (Bradyrhizobium sp. 186):
ACCGCGGTCGCCAATGCCTATGTGCAGCCCTTGATCGCTGGCTATCTCGCGCGCATGGCGGACGCATTGCAGGTCGAGCAGTTTCGCGGCGCGATCTATCTCGTGACCTCGGGCGGCGGCGTCACCTCGATCGAGACGGCGCGGCGATTTCCGGTGCGCCTGGTCGAATCCGGGCCTGCCGGCGGTGCCATTTTCGCTGCGCAGATCGCCGCGCGTCTCGGCGAGAGCAAGGTGCTGTCCTTCGACATGGGTGGCACCACCGCAAAAATCTGCCTGATCGAGAAGTACCAGCCCGAGACCTCGCGCGTGTTCGAGGTCGATCGTGCCGCGCGTTTCCTGAAAGGCTCCGGCCTGCCGGTGCGCATTCCCGTGATCGAGATGGTCGAGATCGGCGCCGGCGGCGGCTCCATCGCGCATGTCGACGCCATGAAGCGCGTCACCGTCGGCCCCGAAAGCGCCTCGTCGGAGCCGGGCCCCGCCTGCTACGGCCGCGGCGGCCTGCGCCCAGCCGTGACGGATGCGGACGTCGCGCTTGGCATGATCGATCCCGACGACTTCGCAGGCGGTACGATCAAGCTCAGCCCGGAGCTTTCGAAACAGGCGCTGCTGCGTGCCGTCGGCGAGCCGCTGGGTCTATCGGCGGAAACCGCGGCTTACGCCGTGCACGAGGTCGTCTGCGAGAACATGGCGAGCGCGGCGCGCGTGCATGCGGTCGAGCGTGGCGCGGTGGTCGGCCAACATACGCTGATCGCCTTTGGTGGCGCCGCGCCGCTGCATGCGGCGCGTGTTGCCGAGAAGATCGGCGTCTCTCGCGTGATTGTGCCGTCGAATGCCGGTGTCGGCTCCGCGGTCGGATTCCTTGCCGCTCCCATCGCCTATGAGCTGGTGCGCAGCCGTCACGTCCGGCTCGATGATTTCGACACCGAGGCGGTCTCCGACCTCTTGCAGGAGATGGCGACCGAAGCCCGCGCGCTGGTCGAGCCCGGTGCCGCCGGCGCGCCGGTGCGCGAACGGCGCGCCGCTTTCATGCGCTATGTCGGCCAGGGCCATGAGATCTCGATCGCGCTGCCGAACCGGCCGTTGGCGACGACCGATCTCGCCGGCCTGCGCCAACAGTTCGAGGCGGATTATGCGGCGATGTTCGAGCGGCCGATCCCGGGTGCTGCGATCGAGGTCTTGAGCTGGTCGGTGCTCGCCACCACTGAGGCGCGCAATCCGCCGGTCGTCGCTGGCGTTACGCGCAAGCCCGCCGGCAAGGCGTCCGGTAGCCGCAAATTCTTCGACGGCCGGGCAGGGGAGGTGATCGAGATCCCGCTCTATCGCCGCGAGGACATGGCGCCGGGCGCGACGATTGCGGGCCCCGCCGTGATCGCCGAGGACGAGACATCAACTTTTGTCTCGACCAGTTTTGACGCCCATATCGACGGTGCCGGCAGCATCGTCATGGAACGGAAGGCGGCCTAACCATGAGCAAGCCAAGCGGCGCGAGCCTGATCGACCTCCAGATCATGTGGCACCGGCTGATCGCCGTGGTCGAGGAGCAGGCGCAGGTGCTTTTGCGCACGGCCTTCAGCCCGATCGTGCGTGAATGCGGCGACCTCTCGGCCGGCGTGTTCGACCTCAAGGGGCGGATGCTGGCGCAGGCGGTGACGGGCACGCCCGGCCACGTCAACTCGATGGCCGAATCGGTCAAGCACTTCATCGCGCAGTTTCCGATCGAGACGATGAAGGAGGGCGACGCCTACATCACCAACGATCCCTGGATGGGCACCGGTCATCTCAACGATTTCGTCGTCACCACGCCCTGCTTCAAGGACGGCAAGCCGGTCGCGCTGTTCTCCTGCACCAGTCATCTCATGGACATCGGCGGCATCGGCTTCGGGCCCGACGCCACCGACGTGTTCATGGAGGGGCTCTACATCCCCATGCTGAAGCTGATCGACCAGGGCGTCGTCAACGAGACGCTGATGGCGATGATCCGCACCAACACGCGCCTGCCGATCGACACCGAGGGCGACACCTATTCGCTCGCCGGCTGCAACGATGTCGGCTGCGAGCGCCTGGTCGAGATGATGACCGAGTTCGGCATCGACACGCTCGATGAGCTCGGCGACTACATCTGCGACCGCTCGCGCGAGGCCGTGCTGGCCGAGATCGCCAAGCTGCCGAAGGGAAGCTGGCGCAACAGCATGGTCGTCGACGGCTATGATGCGCCGGTCACGCTGGCCGCGACGCTGACCATTTCCGATGCGGGTATTCACGTCGACTTCGACGGCACTTCGGCCGCCTCGAAGTTCGGCATCAACGTGCCCTTGTCCTACACCACGGCCTACACCGTGTTCGGCCTCGGCTGCGTCGTCGCCTCGCAGATCCCGAACAATGCCGGCTCGCTCTCGCCGCTGACGGTGTCGGCTCCCCCTGGCGCGATCCTCAATGCGCCGAAGCCCGCGCCGGTGGCTTCGCGCCACATCGTCGGCCAGATGCTGCCCGACGTCGTATTCGGCTGCCTGCGCCAGATCATTCCCGAGGACGTGCCGGCGGAAGGCACCTCCTGCCTGTGGAATCTCAACGTGCGCGGACAGACCCGCAGCGGCGCCGGCGGCAATTACGGATTCTCGATGGCGGTGACCAGCAATGGCGGCACCGGCGCGCGCTTTGCGAAGGACGGGTTGTCGGCCACCGCCTATCCCAGCGGCGTCCGCGGCACGCCGGTGGAGATCGCGGAGACGCAGACGCCTTTGATCTTCTGGCGCAAGGAGCTGCGGCCGGATTCCGGCGGGGCAGGGCGCACCCGCGGCGGACTTGGCCAGATCATCGAGGTCGGCAGCGGCGTCGATGCGCCGTTCGATATTCTCGCGGCATTCGACCGCATCGATCATCCGCCGCGCGGGCGCGACGGCGGCCGTGACGGCGAGGCCGGCTATGTCGGCCTGAAGTCCGGAAAGAAGCTGCGCGGCAAGGGCTTTCAGCAGGTGCCGCCGGACGACCGGCTGGTGGTGCTGACGCCCGGCGGCGCCGGCATCGGCGATCCCCGGCAGCGCGCGCAGACGGCCGTCAATGACGACGTCGAAAGCGGCCTGGTGTCCTCAGAGAATGCAGTTGCGGTTTACGGGTACGCGCGGTGACGAGCCGGCAACCGCGTGCCGATGTCAGTGAAACGGAGAGGCGAATGATCACGCGACGGACCTTCACCGCGGGCGCAGCCACGCTGCTCGCCGCCACCCAGATCTCCACCCGCGCGCGGGCGGCAACCGTAAGCTGGGACATGTCGACGGTCTGGCCCGACGGCAATTTCCACACCCAGAACGCGTTTGCTTTCGCGGAAGAGGTCAAGAAGCAGACCGAGGGCGCGGTCAGCATCACCGTGAAGGCCGG
Coding sequences:
- a CDS encoding hydantoinase/oxoprolinase family protein, translated to MLEGAEVRLAVDIGGTFTDIVLDMGQNRKTRKLLTTPARPEEAVLDGMRLILADARAHISDIDVFIHGTTLATNAIIERRGAKTALVATEGFRDVLDIGTESRYDQYDLAIDKPRPLAPRNLRFTVPERIDAHGAVRLPLDEAAVRALAPKLRALNVESVAIAFLHSYANPEHERRAAAILEEEMPGVSVTASSSVCPEIREYERTSTAVANAYVQPLIAGYLARMADALQVEQFRGAIYLVTSGGGVTSIETARRFPVRLVESGPAGGAIFAAQIAARLGESKVLSFDMGGTTAKICLIEKYQPETSRVFEVDRAARFLKGSGLPVRIPVIEMVEIGAGGGSIAHVDAMKRVTVGPESASSEPGPACYGRGGLRPAVTDADVALGMIDPDDFAGGTIKLSPELSKQALLRAVGEPLGLSAETAAYAVHEVVCENMASAARVHAVERGAVVGQHTLIAFGGAAPLHAARVAEKIGVSRVIVPSNAGVGSAVGFLAAPIAYELVRSRHVRLDDFDTEAVSDLLQEMATEARALVEPGAAGAPVRERRAAFMRYVGQGHEISIALPNRPLATTDLAGLRQQFEADYAAMFERPIPGAAIEVLSWSVLATTEARNPPVVAGVTRKPAGKASGSRKFFDGRAGEVIEIPLYRREDMAPGATIAGPAVIAEDETSTFVSTSFDAHIDGAGSIVMERKAA
- a CDS encoding hydantoinase B/oxoprolinase family protein: MSKPSGASLIDLQIMWHRLIAVVEEQAQVLLRTAFSPIVRECGDLSAGVFDLKGRMLAQAVTGTPGHVNSMAESVKHFIAQFPIETMKEGDAYITNDPWMGTGHLNDFVVTTPCFKDGKPVALFSCTSHLMDIGGIGFGPDATDVFMEGLYIPMLKLIDQGVVNETLMAMIRTNTRLPIDTEGDTYSLAGCNDVGCERLVEMMTEFGIDTLDELGDYICDRSREAVLAEIAKLPKGSWRNSMVVDGYDAPVTLAATLTISDAGIHVDFDGTSAASKFGINVPLSYTTAYTVFGLGCVVASQIPNNAGSLSPLTVSAPPGAILNAPKPAPVASRHIVGQMLPDVVFGCLRQIIPEDVPAEGTSCLWNLNVRGQTRSGAGGNYGFSMAVTSNGGTGARFAKDGLSATAYPSGVRGTPVEIAETQTPLIFWRKELRPDSGGAGRTRGGLGQIIEVGSGVDAPFDILAAFDRIDHPPRGRDGGRDGEAGYVGLKSGKKLRGKGFQQVPPDDRLVVLTPGGAGIGDPRQRAQTAVNDDVESGLVSSENAVAVYGYAR